In Chloroflexota bacterium, one genomic interval encodes:
- a CDS encoding HlyD family efflux transporter periplasmic adaptor subunit, with product MNRLVAGIIAFVVVAAIVIAAVFFFFLRDDDVDDGELSAAVVNETPTVRADAVVVPLRSASLSMPRGGTVTEVLVSENDTVEEGQLLVMLDTTDAEIALQRAADAVASARAEVETLKISIAKERELDDETRPGRLEQARHTLQRAEERYLHLSGANLRAGASVSAEGALLEARYIEARTKAELGVQQAEDALLKAMGVASVDGIDADAESRARIAERDARIAAAQLSIVDLQNALDDAEDIDKIVQDAQDAITVATVLLTNAERDLEVTVVDSAEANRLANEAYSDAEFLWRGVHQHYMGIDLTAAELHKDPDTLFVEWGADFEKIFDRDHLSFPDDVLQDDPATRWDELKLFGRLGLSPFNAHLTTCSEVNTLPSGMRCIRQEYDDAWEGFADARASYITTETNGVSAVQAAESKVLTAQNHLEDAERALEIAQSGRPQASAASIQSELDAANAALEALLDFSDEAEVAQAKANLEVALATLDDLHHDDHDIALAQQHMEDAQLAVEKLEAGRDPLDEERREARIIAAETRVTVAETARQSAQLALADMELRAPFSGVIVAPNVDAGEEVAPRQFLMSLADASEWELVTVDLDELSVIHLSEGDSVRINFDALPALEMNGTVMRISRFGEEVQGAVTYSADIRISGIDPRLRWGMTASISK from the coding sequence GTGAATAGACTGGTTGCGGGAATAATTGCGTTCGTCGTTGTGGCTGCGATTGTGATCGCGGCGGTGTTTTTTTTCTTCCTGCGCGACGACGATGTGGACGACGGTGAACTATCCGCGGCAGTCGTGAACGAAACGCCTACCGTACGCGCCGATGCGGTGGTCGTGCCGTTACGCAGCGCCAGCCTCAGCATGCCGCGCGGTGGCACGGTTACCGAAGTGCTGGTGAGCGAGAACGACACGGTAGAGGAGGGGCAGCTCCTCGTGATGCTGGACACGACGGATGCGGAGATTGCGTTGCAGCGCGCGGCGGACGCTGTGGCAAGCGCGCGCGCCGAAGTTGAGACGCTGAAAATCTCCATTGCCAAGGAACGCGAACTCGACGACGAGACAAGGCCAGGCAGGCTTGAGCAGGCGCGGCACACTTTGCAGAGGGCGGAAGAACGCTACCTGCACCTGTCCGGCGCGAATCTCAGGGCAGGCGCGTCCGTCAGCGCGGAGGGCGCACTGCTTGAGGCGCGATACATCGAGGCTAGGACGAAAGCCGAACTCGGCGTGCAGCAAGCCGAAGACGCGCTGCTGAAGGCGATGGGCGTAGCTAGCGTTGACGGCATCGACGCCGATGCGGAGAGCCGCGCGAGAATCGCCGAGCGGGACGCGCGTATCGCAGCCGCCCAACTATCGATAGTTGACTTGCAGAACGCCCTCGATGACGCCGAAGACATTGACAAGATTGTGCAGGACGCGCAGGATGCGATAACTGTCGCGACCGTGCTTCTGACCAATGCCGAGCGCGACTTGGAGGTTACGGTCGTCGATTCTGCCGAGGCAAACAGGCTCGCCAATGAAGCATACTCCGACGCCGAATTCCTATGGCGCGGGGTACACCAGCACTACATGGGCATCGACCTGACGGCGGCTGAATTGCACAAAGACCCGGACACGCTCTTCGTCGAGTGGGGCGCCGACTTTGAGAAGATTTTTGACCGCGATCACCTGTCGTTCCCGGACGACGTGCTGCAAGACGACCCGGCAACACGTTGGGACGAGCTGAAGCTCTTTGGTAGGCTTGGCTTGAGCCCATTCAACGCGCATCTGACCACTTGCAGCGAAGTCAACACACTGCCGTCCGGCATGCGTTGCATCAGGCAGGAGTATGACGACGCGTGGGAAGGATTCGCGGACGCGCGCGCATCGTACATTACCACCGAGACCAATGGCGTCTCGGCAGTGCAAGCCGCAGAGAGCAAAGTGCTGACGGCACAGAACCACCTTGAGGACGCAGAACGCGCACTTGAGATAGCCCAGTCCGGTCGTCCGCAAGCAAGCGCGGCTAGCATACAGTCCGAGTTGGACGCGGCCAACGCCGCACTCGAGGCGCTGTTAGACTTCTCCGACGAGGCGGAAGTCGCGCAGGCGAAGGCGAACCTTGAAGTCGCGCTTGCGACGCTCGATGACTTGCACCACGACGACCACGACATCGCGCTCGCGCAGCAGCATATGGAAGATGCCCAACTCGCCGTCGAGAAGTTGGAAGCGGGCAGAGACCCGCTCGACGAAGAGCGCAGGGAGGCGCGCATCATCGCCGCGGAAACGCGTGTAACGGTGGCGGAGACCGCGCGGCAGTCGGCACAGCTCGCGCTCGCCGACATGGAACTGCGCGCCCCGTTCAGCGGTGTAATCGTGGCACCCAATGTTGACGCAGGCGAAGAAGTCGCACCGCGCCAATTCCTGATGAGCCTCGCGGACGCATCCGAGTGGGAGTTGGTAACGGTTGACCTAGACGAACTCAGCGTGATTCATCTGTCCGAAGGCGACAGCGTTCGCATAAATTTCGACGCGCTGCCCGCTCTCGAGATGAACGGCACGGTTATGCGAATCAGCCGCTTTGGTGAAGAAGTGCAAGGCGCCGTGACCTACTCCGCTGACATACGCATCAGCGGAATCGATCCGCGATTGCGTTGGGGTATGACCGCGTCGATCAGCAAGTAG
- a CDS encoding LamB/YcsF family protein gives MTAKIDFNCDMGESFGMYKMGFDEEVIKHITSANIACGFHAGDPMWMRHTVELAEAHGVAIGAHPSFPDLNGFGRRNMVVSPTEAKNDVTYQVGALQAFTASKKLQHVKPHGAMYNMAVNDESLAQAICESVMDVDPQMILVALAGSRWIDIAEDMGMKVAREIFADRALNPDGTLVSRSQPGSVIHDTNEVVERSLRMVTEGKATAISGEEIDVQADSLCLHGDTPGAVEMAAELKRELEAAGVEILPLGRILD, from the coding sequence ATGACTGCCAAAATCGATTTCAACTGCGACATGGGTGAGAGTTTCGGCATGTACAAGATGGGCTTCGATGAGGAGGTCATCAAGCACATCACATCCGCGAACATTGCGTGCGGCTTCCACGCGGGGGACCCAATGTGGATGCGGCACACGGTCGAACTCGCGGAGGCGCACGGCGTCGCCATCGGCGCGCACCCAAGCTTTCCGGACCTGAACGGCTTCGGCAGGCGCAATATGGTCGTGTCGCCGACTGAGGCGAAGAATGATGTTACATATCAGGTCGGCGCGCTGCAGGCGTTCACGGCGAGCAAGAAGCTGCAACATGTCAAGCCGCACGGCGCGATGTACAACATGGCGGTCAACGACGAATCGCTCGCGCAGGCGATCTGCGAGTCGGTGATGGATGTAGATCCGCAGATGATTCTGGTCGCGCTCGCAGGTTCACGCTGGATCGACATCGCGGAAGATATGGGCATGAAGGTCGCGCGAGAAATTTTCGCCGACCGCGCGCTGAATCCGGACGGCACGCTAGTTTCGCGCTCACAGCCCGGCTCTGTCATCCACGACACGAACGAGGTCGTGGAGCGCAGCCTGCGCATGGTAACGGAGGGCAAGGCAACAGCGATAAGCGGTGAAGAAATCGATGTGCAAGCGGACAGCCTCTGCCTGCACGGGGACACTCCCGGCGCCGTGGAGATGGCAGCCGAGCTCAAACGCGAACTCGAAGCGGCCGGCGTGGAAATACTGCCGCTCGGCAGGATTCTGGACTAA
- the pxpB gene encoding 5-oxoprolinase subunit PxpB, with translation MALVAELGDAISPAINRRVRSLTDALEEDGVPGVFDFLPTYRSVLVYFDPLVATSGEVQDSIERLLQRAQSTDTSTRNVVHLPTLYGGDLGPDIAFVAQHSGIDEQEVIRMHSGTDYLVYMMGFSPGFAYLGGLDERLATPRLQSPRTEIPPGAVGIAETQTGVYPVASPGGWQLIGRTPVRLFDPARERPVLLNAGDYVRFVPIESREHYDDIFRQVDAGEYVVDVETEAAES, from the coding sequence ATGGCGCTCGTCGCCGAGCTTGGCGACGCCATCAGCCCGGCGATTAATCGCCGGGTGCGCAGTCTCACGGACGCGCTCGAAGAAGACGGCGTGCCCGGCGTCTTCGATTTCCTGCCGACATACCGATCAGTGCTCGTGTACTTCGACCCGCTTGTGGCAACTTCGGGCGAAGTTCAAGACAGCATTGAGCGGCTGCTGCAACGCGCGCAATCGACCGACACGAGTACGCGAAATGTAGTGCATTTGCCCACGCTGTACGGTGGCGACTTGGGGCCCGACATCGCATTCGTTGCGCAACACAGCGGCATCGACGAACAGGAAGTCATCCGAATGCACTCTGGCACTGATTACCTAGTCTATATGATGGGCTTCAGTCCGGGCTTCGCGTATCTTGGCGGCTTGGACGAACGCCTTGCCACGCCGCGCCTGCAATCTCCGCGCACCGAGATTCCGCCCGGCGCGGTGGGCATCGCCGAGACGCAGACGGGCGTGTACCCGGTGGCAAGCCCGGGCGGATGGCAGCTCATCGGCAGAACGCCGGTAAGACTGTTCGACCCGGCACGCGAGCGCCCTGTGCTGCTGAACGCGGGCGACTATGTGCGCTTCGTACCAATCGAATCGCGCGAGCACTACGACGACATCTTTCGGCAGGTTGATGCAGGCGAATATGTAGTCGATGTAGAAACAGAAGCGGCCGAATCATGA
- a CDS encoding biotin-dependent carboxyltransferase family protein, which produces MNGPALKIIQPGMLSTIQDRGRYGYQRFGMPTAGAMDTFALRAANALLGNDDNAACIEATVLGPRVEILAAIRIAITGADLSPRLNGEPLPMWTAVRAGKGDTLDFGGPADGVRAYIAVSGGIDVPQVMGSRATYMKAAIGGIDGKPLRAGDILNVDGTDSTGADAEERPDGNMPQDAIPQYGSEHVVRVVLGPQDASFTAKGIDTLLSAPYTVSINSDRMGYRLEGDPIEHVDGADVISDGTPLGTIQVPGDGQPIVLLADRGTTGGYTKIATVISPDLSKIAQAMPGHTISFKAVRVEEAQAAYRAQERLLASIRSGSGVTDGAAPRIALVMDDSISDILDGDGEPLTLPAAAGEQAGSRSGTARIGGATYEFEITVRRMGDSEID; this is translated from the coding sequence ATGAACGGCCCAGCGCTGAAAATCATCCAGCCGGGGATGCTGTCCACCATTCAGGACCGAGGACGATACGGCTACCAACGATTTGGCATGCCCACAGCCGGCGCGATGGACACCTTCGCCCTGCGCGCCGCCAACGCGCTGCTCGGAAACGACGACAACGCCGCGTGCATCGAAGCGACCGTACTCGGACCCCGCGTTGAGATTCTGGCGGCTATACGCATCGCCATCACAGGCGCCGACCTGTCCCCGCGCTTGAACGGTGAGCCTCTGCCGATGTGGACGGCTGTACGCGCCGGAAAAGGTGACACGCTGGACTTTGGAGGACCGGCAGACGGCGTGCGCGCCTATATCGCAGTGTCGGGCGGAATCGATGTTCCGCAGGTGATGGGCAGCAGGGCGACATATATGAAGGCTGCCATCGGCGGCATCGACGGCAAGCCGTTGCGCGCAGGCGATATTCTGAATGTTGACGGCACAGATTCTACCGGCGCAGACGCGGAAGAACGACCGGACGGCAATATGCCGCAGGATGCGATTCCACAGTACGGCAGCGAGCATGTCGTCCGCGTGGTTCTTGGACCGCAGGACGCATCATTCACCGCAAAGGGCATCGATACGCTGCTTAGCGCTCCATATACCGTGTCCATCAACTCCGACCGTATGGGATACCGACTCGAGGGCGATCCGATTGAACATGTGGACGGCGCGGATGTGATTTCGGACGGCACGCCATTAGGCACGATCCAGGTGCCGGGCGACGGTCAGCCGATAGTCCTGCTCGCGGACAGGGGCACCACCGGTGGCTACACGAAAATCGCGACAGTCATCAGTCCGGACTTGAGCAAGATCGCGCAAGCGATGCCGGGACATACCATTTCCTTCAAGGCGGTTAGGGTAGAAGAGGCGCAGGCGGCATACCGCGCGCAGGAACGGCTGCTTGCATCGATACGCAGCGGTAGCGGCGTTACGGATGGCGCCGCTCCGCGCATCGCCTTAGTGATGGACGATTCTATCTCTGATATACTGGACGGCGACGGCGAACCGCTGACGCTGCCAGCAGCGGCGGGCGAACAAGCAGGCAGTCGCAGTGGCACGGCGCGAATTGGCGGAGCGACTTACGAGTTCGAAATAACGGTGAGGCGGATGGGCGATTCTGAGATTGATTAG
- a CDS encoding 2-dehydropantoate 2-reductase, which yields MSKRIAIFGAGAAGSYIGAFLTREGHDITLIDMWGEHVDAMNANGLRASGSQGDFTVPVNAVHLADAWQLEHNFDIIFLAMKSYDTEWSSHFVKRLLASNGVVVNSQNCMNDQLTASIVGFERQVGCIMSSITVALWEPAHVTRGGTPGRDRGHDVFRVGELHGKITPRVQEIAEMLSCIDGSRATSNIWGERWSKLTTNSIGNPVGAMTGQGSQSYAANPRTRLIQIQIAKESTQVGLALNYDIENISGVSAQTWANADQGDVYEELDAILQPKPGAADWKSSMAQDVAKGRRTETAFMNGYIVARGREAGVHTPINAAIVEVMHGIDSGEITPDPSNVERVLSMAGL from the coding sequence ATGTCAAAGAGGATTGCCATTTTCGGCGCGGGCGCGGCTGGCAGCTACATCGGGGCGTTCCTGACGCGTGAGGGGCACGACATCACGCTCATCGATATGTGGGGCGAGCATGTGGACGCGATGAACGCCAACGGGCTGCGCGCGTCCGGCAGTCAGGGCGATTTCACCGTCCCTGTCAATGCAGTCCATCTTGCCGACGCTTGGCAATTGGAGCACAACTTCGACATCATTTTCCTGGCGATGAAATCCTACGATACCGAGTGGTCGAGCCACTTCGTCAAGCGCCTTCTCGCTTCCAACGGCGTGGTCGTCAACAGCCAGAATTGCATGAACGACCAGCTCACGGCGTCCATCGTGGGCTTCGAGCGGCAGGTCGGTTGCATAATGTCCAGCATCACGGTCGCACTGTGGGAGCCGGCGCATGTTACGCGCGGGGGCACACCCGGTCGCGACCGCGGGCACGATGTTTTCCGCGTGGGCGAGCTGCATGGCAAGATTACGCCTCGCGTGCAAGAAATCGCCGAGATGCTGAGCTGCATTGACGGCTCACGCGCAACATCGAACATCTGGGGCGAACGCTGGTCAAAACTCACGACAAACTCCATCGGCAATCCTGTCGGCGCGATGACGGGGCAGGGTTCGCAGTCTTACGCGGCGAATCCGCGCACGCGGCTCATTCAGATTCAGATTGCTAAGGAATCGACGCAGGTCGGGCTGGCGCTGAACTACGACATCGAAAATATAAGCGGAGTAAGCGCGCAGACTTGGGCGAACGCCGATCAGGGCGATGTTTACGAAGAGTTGGACGCGATATTGCAGCCCAAGCCCGGCGCGGCGGACTGGAAATCGTCGATGGCGCAGGATGTGGCGAAGGGGCGGCGCACCGAGACGGCGTTCATGAACGGCTACATTGTGGCGCGCGGCCGCGAAGCCGGTGTGCACACTCCCATCAACGCGGCAATCGTCGAGGTGATGCACGGCATCGACAGTGGAGAAATCACGCCCGACCCGTCGAATGTAGAGCGCGTACTGAGCATGGCAGGGCTGTGA
- a CDS encoding DedA family protein: protein MIELVRELSHWMVGFADSEWAMAVLAVTAFTESIFFPLPPDPLLIGMSFVHPRLALLFAAITTVASVAGAVAGRWLGMRYGRPILDRFVSADKVDRVEGLFNRYGVWAILIAAITPIPYKVFALSAGVLNMPLTPFVIASIIGRGARMFLIGALIFLFGEAIQDFLEHSFELVMIAAGIGTVLCVTLFMLFVRTRRAKSVAEVE from the coding sequence ATGATTGAACTCGTCCGCGAATTATCGCACTGGATGGTCGGTTTCGCGGACAGCGAGTGGGCGATGGCTGTGCTCGCCGTGACCGCGTTCACCGAGTCGATATTCTTCCCGTTGCCGCCGGACCCGCTGCTGATAGGCATGTCGTTCGTGCACCCGCGCCTGGCGCTGCTGTTCGCCGCCATCACGACGGTCGCATCTGTCGCAGGCGCGGTGGCAGGACGCTGGCTTGGCATGCGATACGGCAGACCGATACTAGACAGGTTTGTATCCGCCGACAAGGTTGACCGCGTGGAGGGGTTGTTCAATCGTTACGGCGTCTGGGCAATACTCATCGCCGCGATAACGCCGATCCCGTACAAAGTCTTCGCGTTGTCAGCCGGCGTGCTGAACATGCCCCTAACGCCCTTCGTCATCGCATCCATAATAGGACGCGGCGCAAGAATGTTCCTCATCGGCGCGCTGATATTCCTATTCGGTGAAGCAATCCAAGACTTCCTAGAGCACAGCTTTGAGCTTGTCATGATAGCGGCGGGCATAGGCACGGTATTGTGCGTCACGCTGTTCATGCTGTTCGTGCGGACGCGAAGGGCGAAGAGCGTGGCAGAGGTGGAATAG